The Oncorhynchus tshawytscha isolate Ot180627B linkage group LG16, Otsh_v2.0, whole genome shotgun sequence nucleotide sequence acacagtttaCAATAAGAATCTATTTTGAGGAGAGATGTTCAAAGACATAAAATGCCTTATCTAACTTTGAAAAGAGAAGTTAaacttccttcctctcctctaatcATAATCTCCATCACAGTATCCGACTCTTTGATAGTGTTTCTCCTGTCCTGTATTTAGACTGGGACTTGGAGCTTCCATACAACACTCAAACACACAGTGGTTGTTCTCTTCCCATTGGAGGAACCCAAGACTTAAAAACACAACAACTACTATTGTCCAATCCAGGTCAAGCATGTGACACTGAGGGCAGTGTAGGTAGCAAGCACACAGAGGACCTTTAGATCCCTCAGAGAGGGGGGGACTGAGatccctcagagagagagggggaagagaaagagagagggggagagcgagtgagatcactcagagagagagagagggggaagagagagagagagtgcgagtgCGAGTGAgatcactcagagagagagagagagagagagagagagagagaggagggaagagagagagagagagagtgcgagtgCAAGTGCGAGTGAGATCACTCAGAGAGACGAGTGAGAGGAAGGAGTATTATCTAACCGTCTATTATTCTGctgtcccactccccctctcttctcttctcctgtccccttctcttctcctctctcctgtcctcccctctctgctcgcttctcctctcctgtcgactctcctcttctcctctctcctgtccctctcctctcctgtctccttctcttctccccctctctcctgtcctcccctctctgctcgcttctcctctcctgtcgactctcctcttctcctctctcctgtccctctcctctcctgtctccttctcttctccccctctctcctgtcctcccctctctgctcgcttctcctctcctgtcgactctcctcttctcctctctcctgtccctctcctctcctgtctccttctcttcccccctctctcctgtcctcccctctctgctcgcttctcctctcctgttgactctcctcttctcctctctcctgtccctctcctctcctgtctccttctcttctccccctctctcctgtcctcccctgtcccctctcctcttctccaacaccgtcctcccatcccctcccccctcttctcctctttactgatttctcctgtcccctcctttcttctgtcccttgtcctcccctctcccactcaaCAGTCTAACTAATCCAGGTGAGAGGGCCTTAATCAGCGGATGTATCTGTGATGAGTCAGGATTACAACATGTTACTAAAGTGTCTTAGGTCTACTACTGAGATGGCGCTCTGATCCCAATGGATGAATTAAGCTGTTTTAATACAACATACTACTGAGCTGATCACCTCTGACCTGAAATCATTTAGTATTAGGAGTTACACATGTTACTGAAGGGACCTAGGCCTACTACTGGAGTGGAGCATCATCTACTCAAGCTCCCATCTCTATGGTTGAATGAGCACTTTTATTACTATAACTAGGCCAACTACACATGCTACTAAAGTGGTTTAATATTCCTGGAGCCCTCGCCCGTGGTGGATGGCGCCCTCGCCTGTGGTGGATGGAGTCCTCGCCAGTGGTGGATGGAGTCCTCACCCGTGGTGGATGGAAGCTCGCCTGTGGTGGATGGAAGCTcgtctgtggtggatggagccCTTGCCTGTGGTGGATGGAGCCCTCGCCCGTGGTGGATGGAGCCCTCGCCCGTGGTGGATGGAGCCCTCGCCCATGGTGGATGGAGCCCTCGCCCGTGGTGGATGGAGCCCTCGCCCGTGGTGGATGGAGCCCTCGCCCGTGGTGGATGGAGCCCTCGCCCATGGTGGATGGAGCCCTCGCCCATGGTCGCCCGTGGTGGATGGAGCTCTCGCCCATGGTGGATGGAGCCCTCGCCAGTGGTGGATGGAGCCCTCGCCCGTGGTGGATGGAGCCCTCGCCCGTGGTGGATGGAGCCCTCGTCCATGGTCGCCCGTGGTGGATGGAGCCCTCGCCCGTGGTGGATGGAGCCCTCGCCCTCGCCCGTGGTGGATTGACAGGCCTGCTGTTTTAGGTCTAGGCCACTACATATCATACTACTGATCAAATTGGATTAACAGAATGGCCAAAGCCTCTCAGACCACGGCACACATTTTATTTCTATGCTACTGAGTGTCACCTCTGAACCAAACTGTTTCATAGTTTATATTAGAATAGTGATTTATTGTAAGCTGTACTCTTTATGGTTTTCAGTGACTGGGATCAGGGGGTTAATGTATTAAGTCCTCAGCATTTTTATCAAGAAGGAGTGGTCTGATAATGACTTGAGTACATCACTATTATAGGACATGGCTGAACCAAAAATGGCACCATATCCCCTATATGGTGcattacttttaaccagggccctattggCTCTgttcaatgtagtgcactatatagggaatagggtgccatttcaaacGCTACCATCTGCTATTACTCCCAGTGGGGGGAACCAATAAAACATTATACCAGTGCTTTGATGCTCTCTTTTAACaaactttttttaaacaaaaaatatgtattttgaatCATcactatgtatatgtatatatatataaaacatttaataataaAGAAGAGGATAATAATTTGGCAATGGCAATTCTGATTTACAAATGGACAAGCCAGTGACAGCCAATGATAGTAATTTTTACAGGCTGTAGTATAGGGCCATGTGTGGTTGTCGTCAGAAGACACATCATGTTGATGGATTCTAATTTGACTTTAACATAAAAGCAAAACGCAATTAATGATGGTGTTTATAGCCTATAGCCTGATATTGTTTACAATAAACACAACACGGCCAAGCGCAGGTCCTTCCTCAACAGGCTCCTCTTGCTGGCTGGAACAGACTGTAGAAGCCGTGGCAGGATACATGTTGTCACCTAGTGCGCGAGGGTTTGCTATAATTTATGATTGACACGTCAGATTGAAATCCCACAAAAATCATAAATGGATACACCAGGTTATAATAAGACAATATATTTGTTGTTTCAGCAGGGGAAGCTAAACTAACGTAACAAGCAATTGGCAAATAATACATTTGATTGCATTTTCCATGGAGCAGGCGCACGGGCGCGAATACTAGGCTATCCAGCACTACAGAAATCCGACATAACGCAAACAATGTAACCTATGAAAAAATATATGCATTTTGAAGCCTGCCCTGTGCTGGGGATTAAATAAGAAAATGTGAGGCACGATATCACCGAGTAGAAGCGTTTAACTCCCCAATTAGACATCATGGTAGTTAGCGTACAATAACAGATTGCAACACCTAAGCTACCCTGGTGAACAGAAATAGGGATTCTATTCCAAGCTGTCCAGCACTGTTGGAAATTCGTTACAATTGAAACAATGTAGCAAGAAAACAAGAAAACTGCACTTACCTAAATGTATCATCTCGTGACGTTCGTTCTGATTTTTTTTAGGCAAACTGGTAACACAgacagctagcaagctagctaaacaaGCCCTATAATTTATATTCCGTTATGTAGCTACACAAATTATTTCAAACGTTGCTCAAGCGACCTTTAAATTGCACTTCATTGCCTATAATGATTTTAACAGCAATATTCCATCAGATTATGCAAGATACGACTCATTTTCAAATGATATCATTTTTAAAATTTGAGCTTCACCATTAGTGCGTGTCGGTAAATCCAAGTTTGAAAATCCCAACTAGAGTCGAGTCTTTCTAAATCTACACTAGAGCAGGCAGGAGGTCTAACGGTATGTGCCACACAGATGATGCGACATAAATGTATATACACTTATACATGCAGATACCTTCAGACGTTACTTTATGTACATAATTTACAAGATAGGAGTCACACGGCCATCTGTGTACAAGGTGTAACTGCACGCGCTTGCTGGCTTCTCCATTCCTCTCGACAACCCGCGAGGAGGCTCTGATGTGCGCACGCGAGCGCTGCTGAAATGGGCCACAAGAGGGCGGCATTCAACTCGCCTCCATTCTGTTGTGGCCTCTCCCATTTGAATGAAATATTGCATTACACAGTAGTAAGCTCCATTACATTGTTGTCTTGCAAATACGGTTATGTAAATGATATGCTCTACATGACAATTGAGTTCTTCTTCTTACATTTAGATTGGGCATGCTAGACATGTCTGTAATTGCACGTAACAAAAAAATCTATGACTTGTCATTTGTGAAATTGATGTTTAGCCGTCATTTCCCCATTTCTTATGCATCGGCTCAAATTCAAGGACAGGGTTTAGCATAGAATTTGCATAATGCCCCAAAAGCGTACAGATGGAATAATGATCACGTTCCACAAAACATGACAAAGAGGAAAAGGAGATCTCAGTGAAAGGGGGCCATTTTCTTCCCATTCCGCAGACCCCTGTTAAGGCACTCACACAAGTACAGAATGAACTGAATAACCCCGTCTTTTGGCGCCCCCTAATGGATTTAAACAGATGACTTCTGTCTGTCCACGGTGCATGACACTGCTTCCTATTCTTCACGGAGCATGCAGATGGGGGCATTATGCATGACTTCCCACAGATCTGGGGCTGCATGTAACAAGACTGAGGAGacgtgctgatctaggatcagcttcgaTTTTAAGATAATGGACAGGAGGGAACCAAGGGCTGCACTGTATGTCTCAAGAGCATCAGTGCTGACCTAGGGTCAGTTTATGTCTTCTGTACGTTGAGTTGACATCAGCTTTTTCAATCGTTCACATTGTCATTACATCAACCCGTAAAGAAGATTGACCAGATCAGATGACCAAATACATACTTAACATGCAGTCATACTCCACAAAGGATAGCCTAAAGGATAGGATATTCACTCAAAACAGTATTTGGTCCTAGATGGTTTGCGCTCTTGCGAACTCCACTGCTCATTGTCAAGCCATGACAATCATTGACATAAGAATTGGCATGATAGCACATACAGACTGTCCCTCAGGCTGAACCACACCGCACACAgagatttatttaaaaaaaagaaaaaaagtgtaAGTCACAAAAATGAATAGTAGAATTCTATAGTTCACTTCGTCTCAAAGCACTTATTCCAGGACCAAAACATTCTGCGAAGTTTGTTTTGAGTGTATTGAAAATGTAACAAGTGGTGTATATTTAATAAAATTCAGAGGACAAAATACACAAGATACCTAtcaaattgaaaaaaataaaataagtaatACATTATCCAAATAAACAACAGTAAGGACAAGGCCTGAGATACACAGGTAAAAGCATGAATAGTGTTGTTATCCAACAGTACAATCATGTTTTAGGCACTGAAGTCCACTCTAGTGTGAAATCAAACCATGAATATAGCCTACGAGGTGTAAAAATAAGTATCTATAAGATTCTAGACTAGTTCTATTCCAAGTTAAATACACAAGATTGGAAAATTTTGACAGAATGTATTTGAGTAAAATGCTGTGCAGAAATCACTGTTCTCTTTCAGAAAATGTTGGTTGGTCCTTTGCATGGGGTGATGTAAGTTTCCTTTAAGATAGATGACACAGAAACCTTGGTATAAAACTCTTTagtaataaaatgcaattgcagacagttTTGCATAGAGAATACCTCAATAGTCTATAGTAAACATCTGTGTGGCGAAACAAGAGACAACACTCTTTATACAACCTACCGTCAATCATATCTTAACATTGTTATACAAAGTATCTAAAATGAGAAAAACATGTCTAGACTGGTTTCTCACTCTACTATCTCAGCCTTGAGTCTGTGTGACTGTCAGCAGGTGCAGACAATTCTCAGCCTGAGAACTAAAGCAGTACATCTCCATTTACCCAGTACTTTTCCATCACTGAGCATTGCAAGCATACAAAGGTcatcacatacatacagtaatCATGGCATTGGTGTAGCCCCACATCCGAACCCCAGGGTAACCCTCACATAAAAGGTGGAGGTTATTAGCActttaacctggtcccagatatgtttgtgcttCCATTACACCTTGTCAAGCCAAATGTTTGACATGACTACAAGTTGGCATGATggaacaaacagactggcactcaggctagcaCAACTAGATTGAAATCTACAATTTAATATATTAAACTATGCATatagtttaaaatatatattaatgtattttaattttaatttatcaTAACATACAATATCCTTCCTAGAACAGCCAGCAATAATATGTTGCTAGTGAATCCTAATTGTATTCTGTTCGCGATTTCCATTCATATAGGCAGCCTTATCTGCCCTCTTCCTGTGCATTTGCAGGGTTTTACAGGCATTACTTCtttaatatattatttttttctaTCCAGCATAATTTGTTCCCTTATCTGTGCATCAACCATTTGGTCTCTGAAATATCCATGTCCTCCTACGTGGTCATTCTCAGGAACATTAAGCCTCAAACACTTAAATCAATTCCTAGTTCAAATGTCAAGTCCAAACAGTTGCTTCAACAAGTTAGCATATCAACCATCAGGCCAGCTTGCTACCAGCATTGTGACAGTGAGTCAGTCCACTCAAGAGAAGATGTCCTTTGCAGCACGTGTTACTtgacaaaaataacaaaaagtGAAGGAAAAAAAATAAGTATTGTAAGAGTCTTTACCTCCCTGTAGTTACATGATATTGTAACAGAGCATCATTTATCCAACTGTAGTCGTGCAAAACCAATACCATACTCATGTCTCATTAGGGACAGACTGGCCATAGGGCCATCTTAAGCCCATTATGTGGGCTTGTCTAAATGATCGTTTGGCTAATAATGGGTGCTGAGAGACTCAGAAAAGGGCCGGTGTGATAGAAACGCAGGGGGAAATGTATGGTCCCAGTCCGTCCACAAGTTTCATTAAAGAGAAGGAATGTGAGGAAGCCTGTAAATCGAGGCGAGTCAAAATGTCATAGTCAATGcttctgctgctccagtttctccAGATAGATCTGTGCTGCTAATCCTTAGAACCAGAGGCCTTCGTTCTCAAAAGGTGCTAATCCTTAAATCCAGAGCCCTTCGTTCTCAAAAGGTGCTAGTCCTTAGAACCAGAGGACTTCGTTCTCAAAAGGTGCTAGTCCTTAGAACCAGAGGCCTTCGTTCTCAAAAGGTGCTAGTCCTTAGAACCAGGGCCCTTCGTTCTCAAAAGGTGCTAGTCCTTAGAACCAGGGCCCTTCGTTCTCAAAAGGTTCTAGTCCTTAGAAACAGGTTGCGTTCCAACTCTCCAGCccttctcccaaagtgtgcacttgtctTGCACACTCCCAGTATTTAAAAGCATTGGATCCATGTAGGTCATAAGCATCATCTGAGAagagtggaggaagggagggatacaAGCAGAGTGTGTTTAACCCTCTGAAGGGGAACGGAGGGGGACACAGCCGTCCATTTCCAGAGACTCAGGCCAGCCTTCGTACTTGTTACTGTTCTTACTGTTCTTCATACGctgggggtgtgagagagagagagacacaggcagagagagggtaaGAACATTAGGCTTTACAGAACAAACACTGACAGCCATAGATATAACACAGTGTAGCTATAATATGGACAGAGTTACGAGCAGAGCTATGAGGAGAACAGTGAGTGTACAGATACGTCATCACGCGTAATCACAGAGGTCACGTATCCTTATCTCTGCACACGTAGATGTACAAGCACATCCAATTATAAACGCCGCAACTACGCTGGATAGCCATTTTGCTTGGCGCTCTTGCGTTGTTCGTACGGTATAAATGATATATAGTTTAGGCTTTAAGTAAAGGTAGTCTACCTGTTCGAATGGACTCTTGTTCTCGATGCCCTTGGCTCCTAAAAACACCCAGCTGTCTCTGAAGGTGAGCTCCTTCACTGCTGTGCTACCCAGCTCCTCAAACAGACGACGAGCCTCGTCATTTAATCTGCCGCGGGTgttaggagagggagacagacagtcgCAGTAAAGTAGGCTAGCTAGATGAATGTCCATTTTGAGTTTGGGAAGCCCTGCCATACAGTACAACATACCATTTTTGTATAGTTTAACACCAAATATAATTTTCACTTAGTAATGTTTACAATTGTAAGAATAGACTGGTAGATTTACAAGTCGTCAATATGTTCAATTTGGATTTGTTAAGCATTTTACAAGATTgtggtgactgtaaaacaacccctttagtgctgtgtgtgtgagtcatgtGCCATGAAGCGTCATATTATAACCACACAGCGCTGAAAGCATTGCACAGGACTGGGGCTCACTTAGTAATGTCCATGTTAGACTCTTACTTTGTGGCAGGATCATCAAAGGAAGCTACAAACACAAGTGTTCCCTCATGTAAAGGTAGGAGATACTTCAACAGGTCAGTAACATCTGAGAATGGGAAGACAGATGGGTAGGATGAagtggtggcagggtagcctagtggctagagcgttggactagcagccgaaagtttgcaagttcaaatcccagagctgacaaggtacaaatctgtcgttctgcctctgaacaggcagttaacccactgttcctaggccatcattgaaaataagaatttgttcttaactgacttgactagttaaataaaggtaaaaaaaaaaaaactgtatttaACTGAACAATATGTAGAGGGGCGTTTAACTTTTAACCTCAGTGAAAATATTCAAGATAATGATGTATAAAATAAACTCATTTAAATATTACGAACATGCACCAAATGACACCAGGACATCAGTATAAAGGTGTTTAATCCTCTTACCTCCTGCCCACATATCAAATGATTTTGTGTCCAAGAGATCTCCAGATACCCCTGATGAGCAGAAACATGAAATCATTTAAAGTTAGCAATCTGTGCAACAGTCAAGTCAAAATCACAACTGCACAAATTAACTTGAAACATAACTTTGAACAATTTGTCAGAGATTATTCTAATTACCATTTACTAAAGCAATGTTTAGTCCTCTACCAACATTGTTGTTGACACTGCTGACAAGgctgagggagagaaaaggaaagattgGAGGAACCGTAAGTACCAACACTTTACCTGGGTTGGTTAACGTACTAACTAGGAGCACAAGCATTtggctacacccgcaataacatctgctaaatatgtgtatgtgaacaataaaaaTGTGATAATTTACTGGTTAGATTTAAGATGATCATAAACCCATTGTAGGCAGTAGATGAAAGATGAGATTAGAGCTACTAAACTTTCAGGAAACTAACCCCTGAAGAGTTCATCTATACATTGTTACACTCTGACAATGAAGGAGCAaccatagacagacagaaagacgcTACAGACAAAACCACTCCTTCGGTTATTTTTTGGCAAGATggcccaaacagatctgggatcaggctaatgAAGGAAAGCAAAATAAGACAAATACTTGCATTCAGCTCTTCAGACAAACTTCAGGGTTAAGATGATATGATGGCAGAAAGAGTTCATGAGAAATAAAAGGAAACGGAGACAAGCTGGAGAGAGTGAGGTGGTTGGTGGTGACATTGATACATTGGTGTAAGAAGTGTGATGGCCCCGATGATGTACAATAATTCTCACATCTTATCCTCCAGGCAGATTTTGGGCCCAATGATGTTGGCGGCTCCAGAGACGATGCGGAAAGCCAGATGTTTCTGAGGACAGGGAGCCGACAGACCACACTTGTACCTGTGGTGTTTGGGCtctggaagaggagaggacacacaAATTAGCACATTAGAATGAAAGCGTACCCAAGCTGGGAATATGGTGCTCAACTGAGGGACATAGATTAGCACTGTCCCACTGACATTGAAATGTTTAGGTTCCAAAAGGATTACTTTTTGTGATTGCCACTGTAAATAATGGTCTTAACTTCTCACATACCAGCTGTTGGCTCCTCGTTTGTCCCTGTAGAAAATATAGATATGAGTTAATGTTGATCTAtcctgttttctcctatcacagccattcaaacTAACTGTTTTAGTCTCCATTGGCCGCTGTgtaatccctgagcagtttccttcctctccggcaactgaattaggaagAAGGCCTGTAACTCTGTAGTGAGAGGGTGTACTGATACCCAATCCAAGAGGGTAATTCATAACCTCACCACTCTGAGATATTAAACGCctgctttttaaaaattataaatacatctaccagtaggtgcccttctttgagaggcattggaTAACCTCCCTAgtctgtggttgaatctgtatttgaaattcactactcgactgaggAACTtcacagataattgtgtgtgtgggatacagagataaGATAGTTATTCAAAAATTCATGCAACTtattaagcacatgtttactcctgaacgtatttagccttgccataacaaaggggttaaatacttgaCTCAAAACATCTGTTTTCTATTTGTAATTCATTTATAAAAATGTCAAACAACAactccactttgatattatggggtattgtgtgtagaccagtgacaaaaaTAATCTACATTTACTACATTTTaaactcaggctgtaacaacaaaatgtggaaaaaatcaaggggtgtgaatactgacGGCACTAAGTGTGGTGATAACATCGTATTCCAAATCAGATCAactgttagtcacatgtgccgaata carries:
- the LOC112216373 gene encoding protein FAM3A — its product is MRLAGPLRAVAVLLLVGLTWVLASSILGGDSNLVVKHFFSGTNEEPTAEPKHHRYKCGLSAPCPQKHLAFRIVSGAANIIGPKICLEDKILVSSVNNNVGRGLNIALVNGVSGDLLDTKSFDMWAGDVTDLLKYLLPLHEGTLVFVASFDDPATKLNDEARRLFEELGSTAVKELTFRDSWVFLGAKGIENKSPFEQRMKNSKNSNKYEGWPESLEMDGCVPLRSPSEG